GCGCGAGAAGCCGGCGGCGCCCTTGACCTGGGCCTTCCAGACCGACGCCATGCCGCCTTCTCCGGCCATCTCGACCAGCTCGTACTTGCCGTCGAGGACGACCGGGCTTGTCACCGCTCGCATTATCCCCGCCCGCGGCCCGACCTGCAATGCCCGACAGCGCCTGTGAGGGCTGCGAAAGATGCTGTGGGGCAGGCGCTGCGGTCCGCGCGCGTCACCCGAGGCGCGCGCGGGCGGCCTCGAGCTCGCTGGCGGCGGCCTCCCACCGACCGGTCAGCTCGTCGAGCTTCTCCTGATCGCCGCCGTAGTCGCCGAGCAGCTGCTTGCGGCGCGCGTCGTCGGCGTACACCGCCGGATCGGCCAGCGCCGCCGAGCGCTGGGCCTGGGCGGTCTCGAGCGCGGTGATCCGCTCCTCGAGGTCGGCCACGCGCTTCTCGAGCGGGCCGAGCGCCTTGGCGCGGGCGCGCCGCTCGTCGGCCTCGCGCCGCTTGCGGGCCTTGTCGTCCTCGCGGCTGGCGGCGTCGGCCGCGGGCGCGGGCGCGGCCGGGGTGGCGGTCCGGGACGGCGGCGCCGGCGCCTTGGCGGCCATCACCACCTCGCGCTGCCGCAGCGTGCACGAGTACAGGTAGTCGTCGAGCCCACCCGGGTAGGTCTCGACGCCGCCGTCCTCGACGTTCCAGATCCGGGTCGCGAGCGTGCGGATCAGCGACCGGCTGTGGCTGACGAACACCAGCGTGCCGTCGAACGTGGTCAGCGACCGCGCCAGGCTGTCGGCCGACTCGAGATCGAGGTGGTTGGTCGGCTCGTCCATCAGGATCAGGTTGCCGGGGTTGACCAGCAGCCGGGCCAGCGCGACGCGCGAGCGCTCGCCGCCCGACAGCACCTTGATCGGCTTGTCGACGCTGTCGCCCGAGAACATGAACGCGCCCAGGATCGAGCGCACCCGCGACACCGGCGCCGCCGGGTTGGCCCGCTGCACGACCTCCTGCACCGACGCGGTCATGTCGAGGGTGTCGCCGTGGTGCTGGGCGTAGTAGCCGACCTTGACGCCCTGGCCCAGGCGGATGGCGCCGCCGTCGCTGGGCAGCTCGTCGGCGATCATCTTGAGCAGCGTGGTCTTGCCGGCGCCGTTCTTGCCGATGATGCCGATCTTCTCGCCGCGCTTGACCGTCAGGTCGACCGAGCGCAGCACGACGTGGTCGCCGTAGACCTTGCGCAGCCCGTCGAGCTTGAGCACCTCGGCGGCGGTCCGCTCGGTCGGCGCGAAGCTCCAGCGCATGACGTTGCGCTTCTGGAAGGTCTCGACGTCCTCCATCTTCTCGAGCATCTTGATGCGGGACTGCACCGCCTTGGCCTTGTTGGCCTGGGCCCGGAACCGGTTGATGAAGGTGGTCAGGTGCTCGCGCTCGCGCTCGAGGTTCTTGGCCTTGCCGGCCAGGATGGTCTCCTCCTCGAGCCGGGCCTCGACGTAGCGCTCGTAGTTGCCGGGGTAGCTGCGCACGCCCTCGGGCTCGAGCGAGACCACCCGCGCGATCTGCTCGTTCAGGAACTCGCGGTCGTGGCTGATCAGGATGAACGCGCGGTCGTAGCGCTTGAGGAAGTCGCCGAACCACGCCACCGACGGCAGGTCGAGGTGGTTGGTGGGCTCGTCGAGCAAGAGCACGTCGGGCCGCTGGAACAGCAGCCCGGCCAGGACCGCGCGCATCTTCCACCCGCCCGAGAACTCGCCGAGGTCACGGCCGTGGTCGCTGGTGGCGAAGCCGAGGCCGTCGAGGATCGTCTGGGCCTCGTGGGTCGAGAAGAACCGGTCGAAGTGGGCCTGCTGCTCGTGCAGCTCGGCCACGCGCTCGGCCAGCTCGAGCAGCTGGTCGTGGCGGGCCGGATCGTCGCCGGCCTCGGTCAGCTCGGCCTCGGCCGCCGCCAGGTCGAGGTCGAGCTGGGCCCGCCCCGGGACGCTGTCGACCACGAACGACAGCAGCGTCCGCCCGCCGGTCAGCGCCAGATCCTGGGGCAGCCAGCCGACCCGGACGCCGCGGGCGCGGATGATCCGGCCGTCGTCGATCTCCTGGAGCCCCGCGATGATCTTGAGCAGCGTGGTCTTGCCCGAGCCGTTGGGCCCGACCAGGCCGATCCGATCGTGGCTGCCGATGCGGAGCCCGACCGCGTCGAAGATCATCCGATCGGCGAAGAACAGCGTGACCTCTTCGAGGACGACCAGGCTCATGGCAGCGGGCGCGTATACCGCAGCCGCGCAGCGCTCGCCACCGCCGCGTCCCGCACTTCGCTCGATCGCGGTCAGGACGCCGGCAGCGCCACCGTGAACGTGGCGCCGGCCCCGGGGACGCTCGCGACGGTGAGCCGGCCCGAGGCGCTGGCCACGATCGACTGGGCGGTGGCCAGGCCCAGGCCGATGCCCTCGCCCACCGGCTTGGTCGAGAAGAACGGGTCGAACACGCGCGGCAGATCGCCGGGCGCGATCCCGACGCCGGTGTCGCTGATGGCGAAGCAGGTGTGGCGGCCGTCGCGCCACACCCGCACGCCGATGCGGTGGCCGCCGCCGCCGGCGGCGCGGATGGCGTGGCCGGCGTTGATCAGCAGGTTCAGCGCCACCTGGGTCAGCTTGCCCTCGGCGATCAGCACCGGCGGCGCCGCGGCGTAGGCGCGCTCGATCTCGATCCCGGCCAGCGCGTGGCCGGCGATCTTGAGCGCGCGCTCGATCGGCGCGGTCACGTCGAGCACGGTCGGCTCGTCATCGGGCCGCGCGAACTGGCGCAGCTCGCCGACGATCGTGCGCACCCGCCGGGCGCCGTCGGCGATCGCCGCCAGGTGCCCGACCAGCTCGTCGAGCACCGGCGCGGCCGGGGTCCCGGGCGGCAACGCCGAGCGCAGCTCGCCGGCGCGCACCGTCGCGGCGTCGAGCCGGAGCAGCAGGTAGGTCAGCGGGTTGCCGATCTCGTGCGCCACCCCGGCCGCGAGCGTGCCCAGCGCGACCATGCGATCGATCTGGCCGCCGCGGAGCTGACGCTGGCGCACCTCGGTGACGTCGCGCGCGACCACCATGACCGCGGGCTCCCCGTCGAACGCGATCGGCACCGCGCCGACCTGGGCCAGGAACACGGTGCCGTCGCTGCGCACCAGCCGCTCGTCGATGAACGGCAGGTGCGACCCGCCCTCGGCGAGCCCGCGCATGCGGTCGACCACCAGCGGGTGGTCGTCGGGGTGGACCAGGTCGATCGCGGCGCGCCCGACCAGCTGCTCGAGCGGGCCGCGCCACATCTGCAGCATCATCTGGTTGGCGTAGGTGATGCGACCGCGGGTGTGGATGATCACGCAGTCGGGCGCGTTCTCGATGACCGCGCGGAAGCTGGCGGCGGTGCGCAGCAGCCGCTCGACCATGTCGCCGAGATCCTCGGGGTCGCGCAGCACCAGCCCGACCCGGTCGCCGAGGACCCGCGACGACACCAGCAGCACCCGGCGCGCCCCGGCGCTGGTGCGCCACTCGCGCGGCGTCGGGCGCCCGTCGACGCCGGCGCGGTCGGCCAGCGTCCGCTCGTGGGCCTCGGCCGGATCGAGGTACAGCTCGGCCACCGGCCGGCCGACCAGCGCGTCGAGCGGGTGGCCGAGCAGCTGCGCCGCGGCCGCGTTGGCGCGCTCGATCCGGGCCGCGGCGTCGATCACCAGCACCCCGTCCGGCAGCGCGGCCACGAGCGCCGCCATCACCGAGTCGTCACCGCCGGTCACCGGCCGATTGTCGCCAGCGCCCGCGCCGCGCGCAACCCTGTCGGGCGCGGCCCCCGACGAGGGCGCGCGGTGACGGGCCGCCCCCTGGAGCTCACTCGCGGCGACGGGGCGCGCGCACGACCATGACCCGGGGCAGCTGGCCCTGGCGCTCGAGCTCGTGCAGCGTCGCGCCGATGGCCCGGACCTCTGCCAGACGCTCGCCGTCGCCGGCGTGGCGCTCGAGCAGCGCCGAGTACAGCTCCCGGGCGGTGTCGTCGGCGAAGTCGGCCGGGTGCGCGAGGACGTAGCGCAGCTGGCCGCGCTCGAGCTGGTAGCGCAGCGGATCGCGGAACTCGGCCCAGTCGTCGATCTCCCCGAACAGCTCGCGCGCGGCGTCGCGGTCGCCGCCCTCGACCAGGGCGAGCGCAGCGGTCACCTCGGCCCGCCGGGCCTCACCGGGCCGGGTCGCGGGGCGGTCGTCGGCCCGGTCGCGCACGATCTCAGTGTACTCCCGGATCGATCGCGCGGCCGGAGGTTCGTCGCGCGGCCGTCAATCGAGATCGCGCCGGACCCCGAGCGACGCGGCGACGTCCTGGCGCTCGGCGCCGACCAGCGGCACGCCGACGGCGATCGCGACCCGCCACGGCCCGATCACGCGCCAGTGGGCGCCGACCCGCGCCGCGACGTGATCGAGCCCGAGCCCGTACCAGCCGCCCTGGACGTCGACGCCGAGGTCGGCGCTGAGCCAGCGCCGGGCCCGCCAGCTCGCGTCGAGCGACGCCAGCCCGGCGGCCCGGGTCGAGGTGCCGGTGACCGCGCGCCCGTACCAGCCGAGCGCCGCGGCCCGGGCGTGGATCCGCAGCCGCGCCCGCGCCTGCCAGGTCACGACCGCGGCCAGCTGGACGGCGCCGGTCGAGCTGGCGATCGTCGAGCGCGTGTACGGCAGCTCGGCCTGGGCGACCACGGCCACGCGCAGCGGCCGCCCGGCCAGCGCGGCCTCGGCGCCGAACGCCCCGTGGACCAGGAGCGGGCCGTAGGTCGGCTCGACGATCTTCCACACCGCGTTCTGGATGAACGCGACCTCGGCGGCGCGGACCGCGAGCCCCCACTCGAAGCGACGCTGCTCGACCAGCCGCACCGCCACGGTGAGGTCGCCGCCGAGCGTGCCGTAGAACGCGGGCGTGTCGATCAGCGCGCGGCCGCGCACGTCGACCGAGGCGTCGGGCTGCAGGCAGCCCCCGCGCCCGCCGTCGAAGCCGGCGTCCCGCCACGGCACCGCGACCGGCTCGTCGATGGGATCGGCGCAGATGTCGTCGGCCCCGGCCGCGGCCGGGGCCAGCGCCAGGGCCAGCGCCACGGTGATCAGGGCCGCGCGCGCGATCACGGCGCGCCTCGCGGCGGGGTCCAGCCGTCGCCGGCCAGATCGATCA
This genomic window from Myxococcales bacterium contains:
- a CDS encoding ABC-F family ATP-binding cassette domain-containing protein codes for the protein MSLVVLEEVTLFFADRMIFDAVGLRIGSHDRIGLVGPNGSGKTTLLKIIAGLQEIDDGRIIRARGVRVGWLPQDLALTGGRTLLSFVVDSVPGRAQLDLDLAAAEAELTEAGDDPARHDQLLELAERVAELHEQQAHFDRFFSTHEAQTILDGLGFATSDHGRDLGEFSGGWKMRAVLAGLLFQRPDVLLLDEPTNHLDLPSVAWFGDFLKRYDRAFILISHDREFLNEQIARVVSLEPEGVRSYPGNYERYVEARLEEETILAGKAKNLEREREHLTTFINRFRAQANKAKAVQSRIKMLEKMEDVETFQKRNVMRWSFAPTERTAAEVLKLDGLRKVYGDHVVLRSVDLTVKRGEKIGIIGKNGAGKTTLLKMIADELPSDGGAIRLGQGVKVGYYAQHHGDTLDMTASVQEVVQRANPAAPVSRVRSILGAFMFSGDSVDKPIKVLSGGERSRVALARLLVNPGNLILMDEPTNHLDLESADSLARSLTTFDGTLVFVSHSRSLIRTLATRIWNVEDGGVETYPGGLDDYLYSCTLRQREVVMAAKAPAPPSRTATPAAPAPAADAASREDDKARKRREADERRARAKALGPLEKRVADLEERITALETAQAQRSAALADPAVYADDARRKQLLGDYGGDQEKLDELTGRWEAAASELEAARARLG
- a CDS encoding PAS domain S-box protein, producing the protein MTGGDDSVMAALVAALPDGVLVIDAAARIERANAAAAQLLGHPLDALVGRPVAELYLDPAEAHERTLADRAGVDGRPTPREWRTSAGARRVLLVSSRVLGDRVGLVLRDPEDLGDMVERLLRTAASFRAVIENAPDCVIIHTRGRITYANQMMLQMWRGPLEQLVGRAAIDLVHPDDHPLVVDRMRGLAEGGSHLPFIDERLVRSDGTVFLAQVGAVPIAFDGEPAVMVVARDVTEVRQRQLRGGQIDRMVALGTLAAGVAHEIGNPLTYLLLRLDAATVRAGELRSALPPGTPAAPVLDELVGHLAAIADGARRVRTIVGELRQFARPDDEPTVLDVTAPIERALKIAGHALAGIEIERAYAAAPPVLIAEGKLTQVALNLLINAGHAIRAAGGGGHRIGVRVWRDGRHTCFAISDTGVGIAPGDLPRVFDPFFSTKPVGEGIGLGLATAQSIVASASGRLTVASVPGAGATFTVALPAS